The DNA sequence CTGAAATATGTGCATATGACATGCAGTTTGATTAACATTGTCTTTATTGCATGTctggtttagtttagtttagtaatGAGACGACTTCAAGTGCAGACCTGAGAGCTATTTTCAAGTTGTTACATGCTAGGACTAGTAgctgctagctaggtagctgaATAAAGCCATGTTTGGTAACAAACACGGCTTTCATTGAAAGCGGCTACAATGTGGCATTTCCTACAGTAAGTTTACAGAACAGAAGaactacttagctagctagctatcaataaCAAAATAATTGAAAAGTAGTTCATCTTTTGAACCGAATAATAGCTGTTTGAAACATACGGATTGCTCTCAAACGCAGTAGATTGCACGATGATAATATCATAAGGATATGTTAAAGCCTATTTCTTTGGATGTGTAAAAGTAAATCAATATGATTTACAGATTTGAGCATCTACGAGGCATCTTGCTTAGGTTGACTCTCGTGAATGAGCAGCAACGTTACCAATGGGCGGGAGCGTCTGAAATTTAGCACATCATATCCAATGATGTTAACGGGGTGGCTAAAATAATCCAATGAAAAGCTATTCTGGACAGGATCCGGAAATTACACCAGCCAATCAAAAATAGTTGGCATTGTTAGCTATTAAGGCTTTATACGTATACGATGTTAGCTAGTAGCAAGTTCCAGCAGAAATAAAAAGTGGGTTGTCGGGTACTCGTTTCATTCATTTCTTTCGAGGCCGATTATATTGTGCATCTCAGTACTGAAAGGTAAATACAACGTCTcaattattgatttatttattctAATATGCAAGTCACCAGTTTGGGAAAAGGAGTGGACATTGATGGCGTGCGTCTGCCAACTAACGTTAACTTATCTGTATTAGCTAACTTAGCCAGCAGCTAACATTAACAAATGGTAACTAGCTAGTTGTCTTTTTTTAGTTAACTCTCTACTTTTTAATTGTAAAACACGTGGTTAATGGTtaaaactagctaacgttagctcccAACGTATTCTACATATAGCTacgtaagttagctagctactttaaGGAGGTTATAGGGCGCTAAAAGTATCGTTAGTTGACATGTGTTCTAAATgacccatttatttattttcacagaAGATGGCTGCCCCGGATATGCGTCTCAACCACACCATATACATCAACAACCTCAACGAGAAGATTAAAAAAGATGGTTAGATCTGGCAACCCCCTCATTTTTGTTACTATTTTGCCCTCGTGTCTATTTGTTTACCCATCAACCATGCCGACGGCTCCTTGCCTAAACATGTCTTGTTTGTACCCTTTGTCCCCCAGAACTGAAGAAGTCGTTGTATGCCATTTTCTCTCAGTTTGGTCAAATCCTTGACATTTTGGTTGCCCGCTCCCTGAAGATGAGGGGTCAGGCCTTTGTCATCTTCAAGGAGGTCAACAGTGCCTCCAATGCTCTGCGTTCCATGCAGGGGTTCCCATTCTATGACAAACCTATGGTGAGCTACTGCCAATACACATGGTACAGATCAGCTAGCTTTTGCCTGACACATGTTTTATCTAGAGAATGATGATTCTCCAGTATGCAGCCCTGTCCTTTAAATAGTCCTGTCATCAACTATACCTCTTTCTCGTCACAGCGTATTGGGTACGCCAAAGGGGATTCTGACATCATCGCTAAAATGAAGGGCACCTACGTGGAGCGTGACCGCAAGAAGGAGAAGAGGGTCAAGGGCCCAGAGGCTGCAGGGTCCAAGAAGGGTGTGCCAGGAACCCCTGTAGTACCCATGGGCCCAGGAGTTCCAACACCCATGCCTGTAAGTGTTCTACTGTGAGACAGAACCACCTTTGTAGCCACTGTTAGCCATTGCACGTAACATGTTTTCTTAAAGACATGTCTATCTAGAATGGCAGATTGTGTTATTCCACATGTATCGCTAAATGATAATGTGGCTGAGTTCATtgaacattattttattttttttctgaagGGAATGCCACCCATGAGCGGGGCTCCTCGTATGATGCAAATGCCAGGGCAGCCCCCTTACATGCCCCCGCCAGGGATGATGCCACCTCCTGGGATGGGCCCTGGGGGGATGCCCCCTGGTGCCATGCTTCCGGGTGGGATGATGCCAGGGCAAATGCCCCACGCCCAGGTATGGATCACGTGTGTTTATCAGTGTTAGTTTATATCTTGTCAGCGCCCATTTTATTAACTAAACAGCGGGTCTGTTTAGTGGAAAGCTGTAATCATGAGTTTGTTTGAAGTTCATCTTACTGTATAATCTCATTACATTAATAAATGTGATCTTCTTTACCTCCAGGTTGCAGAAAACCCTCCCAACCACATCCTTTTCCTCACCAACCTCCCAGAGGAGACCAACGAGCTCATGCTGTCTATGCTCTTCAACCAGTTAGTACCTCTTCA is a window from the Oncorhynchus tshawytscha isolate Ot180627B linkage group LG14, Otsh_v2.0, whole genome shotgun sequence genome containing:
- the LOC112266738 gene encoding U1 small nuclear ribonucleoprotein A, which translates into the protein MAAPDMRLNHTIYINNLNEKIKKDELKKSLYAIFSQFGQILDILVARSLKMRGQAFVIFKEVNSASNALRSMQGFPFYDKPMRIGYAKGDSDIIAKMKGTYVERDRKKEKRVKGPEAAGSKKGVPGTPVVPMGPGVPTPMPGMPPMSGAPRMMQMPGQPPYMPPPGMMPPPGMGPGGMPPGAMLPGGMMPGQMPHAQVAENPPNHILFLTNLPEETNELMLSMLFNQFPGFKEVRLVPGRHDIAFVEFDNDVQAGAAREALQGFKITQTNAMKISFAKK